The nucleotide sequence AAATCTGGAGGAATATGTGCAAAGCGCAATTGCTAAAGGGTTGCGTGAGATTGGATTATCCGATCATATGCCACTCCTTCATGTTGATCCAGTTGCGAATGCGGACAGCGCGATGGCGATGGCAGAATTGCCTGGGTATGTGGAAGAGTGCCTCCAACTGAAGGAGAAGTATAAGGATCAGATCGCGGTTCGTGTCGGACTTGAAGGAGACTTCATCGAGGGCTATGAGGATCAGATTGCGGCAATTGTGAATGGTTATCCATGGGATTATGTTATTGGTTCCGTCCACTTCCTCGGGTCGTGGGATGTGACGGATTTCCGTCAAGTGAACCAATGGGAAGGGCGTAGTGTCGTAAGTGTATATGAGCAATACTTCGATGCGATTCAGAAAGCGGCGGCAACAGGTTTATACGATTTCATCGGTCATATCGATGCGATTAAAAGGTTCGGATATAAACCTGAGGAGGATGTATCCGCTCTGGAAAATGCTGCATTAGCTACGATTGCGAACCAAGATCTAGCGATTGAACTGAATGCGGCAGGCTTCTACGCCCCCGTTAAGGAGATGTACCCCTCTCAGCGGATGCTCGTACAAGCGAAGGCGCTAAACATCCCTGTGACGTTCGGATCGGATGCTCATCATCCGGATAAAATCATCCAAAAGGGCGATACTGCGCGGGAGTTGCTCCTTCAGGCGGGATACACTCAGCTGGCTACTTTCGAAGGTCGGAAACGGACACTGAAATCTTTTTGAAATCCAGTCGCACTTGTGTAATAATATAGCTTGAAATGACACTTTTCGACACTATGCTTTTCGAGAAATATTATTTGGAGGATAACATGCACAGCAGCAGCAAGCTTCGTATCTTTTCAGGATCATCGAATCCGTTATTGGCGGGTAAAATTGCCGAGCATCTAGGAATGCCGCTAGGGAAAATCAAGCTTTCTCGTTTTAAGAGCGGTGAAGTCTATGTTCACTATGAAGAGACGATTCGTAATTGCGATGTATTCCTAATACAGTCTCTATCTCACTCCATTAACGATTATTTTGTTGAGTTGCTCATTATGATCGATGCTGCGAAGCGCGCTTCGGCTCGTACGATCAATGTCGTTCTACCTTATTATGGGTATTCGCGACAAGAGCGCAAAGCTGCTCCACGTGAACCGATTTCGGCGAAGATGGTTGCAGATGTGCTTACGACTGTAGGAGCGAATCGGATTGTAACGATTGATCTCCATGCTCCCGCAATTCAAGGCTTCTTCAATATCCCTGTGGATCATCTGACGGCGCTTGATTTGATCAGCGACTATCTGAAATCGAAACACATCGAGAATCCTGTCGTCGTTTCACCTGATGCTGGCCGTGCCTCAACTGCGGAGAAACTTGCGAATCAGCTAGACTGTTCTTTTGCAATTATGATTAAGAAGCGTCCTGCACATAACGAATCCGTAATTACACACGTTATCGGTGATGTAGAGGGCTGTACGCCAATTATTATCGAAGATATGATCGACACGGGAACGACAATCGTTAACGTGGTTGAAGGGTTGAAGGAACGCGGAGCGAAGGATGGCTTCGTCTGTGCGACGCATCCATTATTCTCAGCAAACGCGATCGCTAGACTTGATCATCCGAATATTCGTGAAGTTGTAGTAACCGACTCGATCCTGTTGCCGGAAGAGCGTCCAGATCGCTTTAAGGTCATAACGGTAGCTCCCATGTTAGCTGATGCAACACGCATCATCATGGAGGGTGGATCGATTAGTACGCTGTTCAAGGATGCAGGTGTGTAATGGTGTAGCACGAATTTATATTTGTATAGTATAAGCTAAACCGTGAGGTCGCTAAGAAGCGATCATCGCGGTTTTTTGTTTGCTCTTTCTGAGTGATGAATTGCTGAAATAAAACATAGATAGAAATTGTTAGTCATCACTGATAATCTAGAATCATATCAAGTGATAGATGTTGCAGCGACAATGTTTATTGAGAGCAAACAATGGGGGATTTGTCGATATGATCCAATTTTTACGATTAACGATTCTAGTATTCCTTCTCACAGGTTGTAGTTCTGGGCATGTAGCTAACAACAGTACTCAGCAACCTGCATACGAGAGCCCGCAGTTGACTTCAGTTCAAACCGCTACAAATGATGATGAAAGTCCGACAAGTAATGTGACTCCTCCAACGGAGCCTAATAACGATGAGACGATCAAGAATACTCTCTTTACCCCTGATTTCAAAAGTATATCCGAGCTAATGAAATTAAAAAAGAATCAAATCATTGAAAAGCTAGGTACGGATTATACTGATGGAAGTGGTGAAGGTACAGAATTCGGAGAAGGATTATTTTACGAACAGTATGGATTGTTTATTACCTTCGGAATGTTTTCTAAAGCAGGTATAATTGATACCATCTATTGTCGCGACAATGTTGATATTAAAGGTGCGAAGCTGGGGATGACATTTGCTGAAATTCAGCAGGTTTTAGGTGAAGGTGACCTTACGAATGAGCCCTATATTTCCTCAAGCAATTTTGGATTGTCCTATTATTTAGATAACTTGGCAATATGGTTTGGAGCGGATGAGGAAGATGGAGTCACATCTAAGCTGGAGATTACTGTGAGTTATTATGGATCTGAGGATCCGGTCTATCCGATCTATACGCAAGGTTTCAGTGACATTGAGGATATAATGAGCCTTAATGAGGAGCAAGTTGTTGCGAAATTTGGATCTGAGTATTCACTTTATTACGGTAACGATGGTGATACTCATTTAGGAGAAGGATTGTATTATGCACAATATGGGATGGTCATTATTTTTGATTATGATCAGCAGCCAGCAAAGGTAGAATATATATTTTGTCAAGACAATGTCGACATTAAAGGTGCGAAAATGGGCATGACATTCAAAGAAATCCAAAAGATTCTTGGTAAAGGAGAATTACTTGATTTTAGTGATATGCCTTGGGGAATCGCTTACCCACCATTCTACATTTTGACCTATGAGTTTGGGGAATTCACTGTTAGGTTCGGAGCGGATGAAAAAGATGGGGTCACGACTGAATTAGATATTCGAAGACGATACTAAATAATGTAGGAATTAAATCGCTACCCCACTTTACTCAAAGTGGGGTAGCGATTTTTAGTGGAGAATGATTAGCACGAGTAGTGGTA is from Candidatus Cohnella colombiensis and encodes:
- the hisJ gene encoding histidinol-phosphatase HisJ: MRIDYHTHNYRCGHAVGNLEEYVQSAIAKGLREIGLSDHMPLLHVDPVANADSAMAMAELPGYVEECLQLKEKYKDQIAVRVGLEGDFIEGYEDQIAAIVNGYPWDYVIGSVHFLGSWDVTDFRQVNQWEGRSVVSVYEQYFDAIQKAAATGLYDFIGHIDAIKRFGYKPEEDVSALENAALATIANQDLAIELNAAGFYAPVKEMYPSQRMLVQAKALNIPVTFGSDAHHPDKIIQKGDTARELLLQAGYTQLATFEGRKRTLKSF
- a CDS encoding ribose-phosphate pyrophosphokinase, with product MHSSSKLRIFSGSSNPLLAGKIAEHLGMPLGKIKLSRFKSGEVYVHYEETIRNCDVFLIQSLSHSINDYFVELLIMIDAAKRASARTINVVLPYYGYSRQERKAAPREPISAKMVADVLTTVGANRIVTIDLHAPAIQGFFNIPVDHLTALDLISDYLKSKHIENPVVVSPDAGRASTAEKLANQLDCSFAIMIKKRPAHNESVITHVIGDVEGCTPIIIEDMIDTGTTIVNVVEGLKERGAKDGFVCATHPLFSANAIARLDHPNIREVVVTDSILLPEERPDRFKVITVAPMLADATRIIMEGGSISTLFKDAGV